The Henckelia pumila isolate YLH828 chromosome 2, ASM3356847v2, whole genome shotgun sequence genome includes a window with the following:
- the LOC140884555 gene encoding copper transporter 6-like, whose amino-acid sequence MNGGGNIPPPSNNTMTTMGHRHMMMHMTFFWGGDAEILFHGWPGHDRPGMYFLALAVVFFFAIFVEWLSHCSIIRESSRRGAAAGLLQSLMYALRIGLAYLVMLAVMSFNGGVFLVAIGGHSVGFFFFGSMAFKKAAPANYGTTSDLPPMICC is encoded by the coding sequence ATGAACGGCGGCGGAAATATTCCTCCGCCCTCCAACAACACGATGACGACGATGGGCCACCGCCACATGATGATGCACATGACCTTCTTCTGGGGCGGAGACGCCGAGATTCTGTTCCACGGATGGCCGGGCCACGATCGTCCCGGCATGTACTTCCTCGCGCTGGCCGTGGTCTTTTTCTTCGCCATTTTTGTGGAGTGGCTGTCCCATTGCAGCATCATCCGCGAATCCTCCCGCCGTGGCGCGGCGGCGGGGCTGCTGCAGTCTCTCATGTATGCGTTGAGGATCGGGCTGGCTTATCTGGTTATGCTGGCCGTCATGTCTTTCAACGGCGGCGTGTTTCTTGTGGCTATCGGCGGACACAGCGTGGGGTTCTTCTTCTTCGGGAGCATGGCTTTCAAGAAAGCGGCGCCGGCTAATTACGGGACGACCTCCGATCTTCCTCCGATGATCTGCTGTTAA